A region from the Dendropsophus ebraccatus isolate aDenEbr1 chromosome 1, aDenEbr1.pat, whole genome shotgun sequence genome encodes:
- the LOC138784536 gene encoding extracellular calcium-sensing receptor-like: protein MRLRFLLCVLHFCDCIESSCRLSGNELTPAMSMDGNIIIGAVMNVHMDQIYPNINFKEKPVPVMCKTLMLDTYQRAQAVYFTVEEINKNPDMLPNITLGFQLYDSCTVLQKSVSETLQMLSGHGKPLPNYRCNQDTRLAAIIGHSASSYSISLAHILGLYRYPQISHFSTSSLLSNRIKFRSFFRTVPSDAFQSQGLAQLVLHFGWTWIGLVALDDDYGQQGIQIVKRDILKAGACVAFTETIISSREDLNAPHIAQVVKDSTATVVVFFSPVIDLSYVLDEMLRQNVTGKVWIASEAWSTSSFLSVSKYSRLLLGTIGFTLPRGIMPGFGDFLNRINPSTVVGNQYIKILWEQVFGCKFQDQASPDVLSNSSIKACTGRESLESIRNNFNDVSILRAPYNVYLAVHAVAKGLQNLYKCKKGDGPFPNGTCADIRNFKPWQLLHYIKKLRLTMDDGRQLFFNENGDPPAVYDIVNWQLSPEGQLQQVKVGSYDTSITNVFTINTSQVQWGPTFSQVPVSVCSPSCPPGFRKAAKEDQPLCCVQCIPCPHGEISNHTDSLECTKCPWDMWPNPTQDHCVPKIQEFLSHEDLLGFTLSATGIFSSLVPVAILGLFIYYRTTPIVRANNYSLSCLLLVSLSLCFLCSLVFIGYPQYVICISRQVTFGIVFALCVSSILAKTIMVVIAFKATRPGSQLRHWSTPRVSYLIVTSCILIQIFLCIMWLTFSPPFLEVKSESNSGVLIIQCNEGSPLAFWSMLGYLGLLASISFIVAFLARRLPDSFNEAKFITFSMLAFLSVWVSYIPASLSSRGKYMVAMEIFAIQSSTWGLVICMFLPKCFIIVFRPDMNSREKLMAKQKI, encoded by the exons ATGCGGCTTCGCTTCCTGCTCTGTGTCTTACACTTCTGTGACTGCATTGAGTCTAGTTGTAGACTGAGCGGCAATGAGCTGACACCAGCCATGTCCATGGATGGGAATATAATAATCGGAGCTGTGATGAATGTTCATATGGACCAGATCTACCCAAACATCAATTTTAAGGAAAAGCCCGTCCCTGTCATGTGTAAGAC CCTCATGTTAGATACTTACCAGCGCGCTCAAGCCGTGTATTTCACTGTGGAGGAAATCAATAAAAACCCTGATATGTTGCCAAATATCACCTTGGGATTCCAGCTCTATGACTCTTGTACAGTCCTCCAGAAATCCGTATCAGAAACTCTACAAATGTTAAGTGGACATGGAAAACCTTTGCCCAACTATCGATGTAACCAGGACACCCGGTTGGCTGCAATAATCGGACATTCTGCATCTTCATACTCTATTTCACTGGCTCATATACTGGGGCTGTACAGGTATCCACAG ATTAGTCACTTTTCCACAAGTTCTCTCCTCAGTAACCGTATCAAGTTTCGATCATTCTTTAGAACAGTCCCCAGTGATGCCTTCCAGTCTCAGGGTCTAGCACAGCTGGTGTTACACTTTGGATGGACTTGGATTGGTCTGGTTGCCCTTGATGATGACTATGGGCAACAAGGTATCCAGATAGTCAAGAGGGATATACTAAAAGCTGGAGCCTGTGTGGCTTTCACAGAAACCATAATCTCCAGTCGGGAAGATTTAAATGCCCCACATATTGCTCAGGTGGTTAAAGACTCAACAGCCACAGTGGTggtcttcttctctcctgtgataGACTTAAGTTATGTTCTGGATGAAATGCTGAGGCAGAATGTCACAGGAAAAGTATGGATTGCCAGTGAGGCTTGGTCTACCTCATCTTTCTTGTCAGTCAGTAAATATTCAAGACTTCTTCTCGGAACAATTGGTTTTACCCTCCCTAGAGGAATTATGCCtggatttggagatttccttaaCAGGATCAACCCATCCACGGTCGTGGGAAACCAATATATTAAAATACTCTGGGAACAAGTTTTTGGCTGCAAATTTCAAGACCAGGCATCTCCTGATGTCTTGTCAAACTCATCAATAAAAGCATGTACAGGCCGAGAAAGTCTTGAAAGCATTCGGAATAATTTCAATGATGTCTCTATTCTGAGGGCACCATACAATGTCTATCTGGCAGTTCATGCAGTAGCAAAAGGTTtgcaaaatttatacaaatgcaAGAAGGGAGATGGACCATTCCCCAATGGAACATGTGCTGATATTAGGAACTTTAAGCCTTGGCAG TTATTGCACTACATAAAGAAGCTACGTTTGACCATGGACGATGGTAGACAACTCTTTTTCAATGAGAACGGAGATCCACCTGCTGTGTACGATATAGTGAACTGGCAGCTGAGCCCTGAAGGTCAACTCCAACAAGTCAAAGTGGGCAGCTATGATACCAGTATAACCAATGTATTCACTATTAATACCAGCCAAGTACAATGGGGACC AACTTTTTCCCAGGTTCCTGTTTCGGTTTGCAGCCCCAGTTGTCCACCAGGATTCAGAAAAGCAGCCAAAGAAGACCAACCTTTATGTTGTGTCCAATGTATCCCATGTCCACACGGAGAGATATCTAATCACACAG attctcTGGAGTGTACAAAATGCCCGTGGGATATGTGGCCAAATCCAACCCAAGATCATTGTGTTCCAAAGATCCAAGAATTCCTTTCTCATGAAGATTTACTGGGTTTTACCTTATCAGCTACTGGCATCTTCTCATCATTGGTTCCTGTTGCGATCCTTGGCCTCTTTATTTACTACAGAACAACCCCCATTGTCCGGGCCAATAACTACTCCTTAAGTTGTCTTCTACTGGTGTCATTATCGCTCTGTTTTCTTTGCTCTTTAGTCTTTATTGGTTATCCTCAGTATGTGATATGTATCTCAAGACAAGTGACTTTTGGTATTGTATTTGCACTTTGTGTTTCCTCCATCTTGGCCAAAACCATTATGGTAGTCATAGCTTTTAAGGCCACGAGGCCTGGTAGTCAGCTAAGACATTGGAGTACTCCCCGTGTATCATATCTCATAGTCACCTCATGTATCCTCATTCAAATCTTTCTCTGTATAATGTGGCTGACATTCTCGCCTCCCTTTCTAGAAGTCAAATCAGAAAGTAATTCGGGAGTACTGattattcagtgtaatgaagggtcacctTTGGCTTTTTGGTCTATGCTTGGCTACCTTGGTCTTCTGGCCTCCATCAGCTTCATTGTGGCTTTCTTGGCCAGGAGACTTCCAGACAGCTTCAATGAGGCCAAgttcatcaccttcagcatgctggcctTCCTGAGTGTCTGGGTGTCCTATATTCCCGCATCCCTCAGTTCCCGAGGAAAATACATGGTGGCCATGGAGATCTTTGCTATCCAATCATCAACCTGGGGCCTGGTTATTTGCATGTTCCttccaaaatgttttattattgttttCAGACCCGACATGAACTCAAGAGAAAAACTGATGGCTAAACAGAAAATTTGA